A region from the Spiroplasma taiwanense CT-1 genome encodes:
- the pgmB gene encoding beta-phosphoglucomutase, whose amino-acid sequence MYEQNYSKPTINVAKVKLMEFAKNNYQFYLKQQEDFFIDFWKRANCNFGENNQNLLLANNFNMFQLYTNIGKLAWTNVAAKGLTGEGYAGHYFWDSEIYIAIALTLFDPTLAKLMLMFRYNTLDSARKRAKLLAHPKGALFTWRTINGDETSTYFPAGTAQYHINGDICFTIINYFKATKDYDFLFNYGLDILIETARVWEDKIVVTDGVGHINSVTGPDEYQILVNDDYWTNCVAQYNLKWANKSFKMLKEKNINLYNQKKEQLKITEEELKEFENLANVILIPYNKELNLNPQHDNFLKRKPVTKEYIEKYKPFLRTLHSLSINTLRVTKQADVVSANMFFYDKVDKETMINNWEFYDKTDTADSSRSKCVYAIMAVRLKIKDFGFKYFKESINLDLYDTHKNTDRGLHMANMGGVRMFVIYGLFNIEEEFLMIDPVFNDQINSYSINIEYQSAIINFKLKNKILYLQKISGDNVNIKHNQKMYQLITNFGNSIIMKFPKLVIFDCDGVISDTAYLHYWSWKEVANKKLNINLDESFLNKFRGLSRKDSLELILKSFISKREFSKKEKKEIIFEKNKVYLNHLKQKNNIKIYEGTIKFIKILKEQNILIAMASTSSNSKFILEQANIIELFDYLVNPKNILKHKPNPEIFLKAADYFRIDVKDCWGVEDAKIGIESIKSAKMFAIGVGEKEEVSQANIIFENVDKLNFEKILKEYNK is encoded by the coding sequence TTGTATGAACAAAACTATTCAAAACCAACTATAAACGTAGCAAAAGTAAAGTTAATGGAATTTGCAAAAAATAATTATCAATTTTATTTAAAACAACAAGAAGATTTTTTTATAGATTTTTGAAAAAGAGCAAACTGTAATTTTGGAGAAAATAATCAAAATTTATTATTAGCAAATAATTTTAATATGTTTCAACTTTATACAAATATTGGAAAATTAGCTTGAACAAATGTTGCTGCAAAAGGATTAACAGGAGAAGGATATGCTGGTCATTATTTTTGAGATTCAGAAATTTATATTGCCATTGCTTTAACATTATTTGATCCAACACTTGCAAAATTAATGTTAATGTTTAGATATAATACTTTAGATAGTGCAAGAAAAAGAGCAAAACTTTTAGCTCACCCAAAAGGTGCTTTATTTACTTGAAGAACAATAAATGGAGATGAAACAAGCACATATTTTCCAGCTGGAACTGCTCAATATCATATCAATGGAGATATTTGTTTTACAATAATAAATTATTTTAAAGCAACAAAAGATTATGATTTTTTATTTAATTATGGTTTAGATATTTTAATTGAAACTGCAAGAGTTTGAGAAGATAAAATTGTTGTAACTGATGGAGTTGGACATATTAATTCAGTTACAGGACCAGATGAATATCAAATTCTTGTAAATGATGATTATTGAACAAATTGTGTTGCTCAATATAATTTAAAATGAGCAAATAAAAGTTTTAAAATGTTAAAAGAAAAAAACATAAATCTCTATAATCAAAAAAAAGAACAACTTAAAATTACTGAAGAGGAATTAAAGGAATTTGAAAATTTAGCAAATGTTATTTTAATTCCTTATAATAAAGAATTGAATTTAAATCCACAACACGATAATTTCTTAAAAAGAAAGCCAGTTACAAAAGAGTATATTGAAAAATATAAGCCTTTTTTAAGAACTTTACATTCTTTATCAATAAATACACTAAGAGTTACAAAACAAGCAGATGTTGTTTCGGCAAATATGTTTTTTTATGACAAAGTTGATAAAGAAACAATGATTAATAATTGAGAGTTTTATGATAAAACCGATACAGCTGATTCATCACGTTCTAAGTGTGTATATGCAATAATGGCAGTCAGACTAAAAATTAAAGACTTTGGCTTTAAATATTTTAAAGAGTCAATTAATCTTGATTTATATGACACTCATAAAAATACAGATAGAGGATTACATATGGCAAATATGGGTGGAGTTAGAATGTTTGTTATTTATGGATTATTTAACATTGAAGAAGAATTTTTAATGATTGATCCTGTATTTAATGATCAAATAAATTCTTATTCTATTAATATTGAATATCAATCTGCAATAATTAATTTTAAATTAAAAAATAAAATTTTATATTTGCAAAAAATATCAGGTGATAATGTAAATATTAAACACAATCAAAAAATGTACCAATTAATAACTAATTTTGGAAATTCAATTATAATGAAATTTCCAAAATTAGTTATTTTTGATTGTGATGGTGTTATTAGTGATACTGCATATTTACATTATTGATCTTGAAAAGAAGTTGCAAATAAAAAGTTAAATATTAATTTAGATGAAAGTTTTTTAAATAAATTTAGAGGACTTTCAAGAAAAGATAGTTTAGAATTAATTTTAAAATCATTTATAAGTAAAAGAGAGTTTTCAAAAAAAGAAAAAAAGGAAATTATTTTTGAAAAAAATAAAGTTTATTTAAATCACTTAAAACAAAAAAATAACATTAAAATCTATGAAGGAACAATAAAATTTATTAAAATCTTAAAAGAACAAAATATTTTAATTGCTATGGCATCAACTAGTAGCAATTCAAAATTTATTTTGGAACAAGCAAATATTATTGAATTATTTGATTACTTAGTAAATCCAAAAAATATTTTAAAACATAAACCAAATCCTGAAATCTTTTTAAAAGCAGCTGATTACTTTAGAATCGATGTTAAAGATTGTTGAGGAGTAGAAGATGCAAAAATAGGTATTGAATC
- a CDS encoding glycoside hydrolase family 65 protein, whose product MELLIEKKEFKIENRKVEELIFSISNGYIGIRGSFEEEILNKNSSIEGTYINAFYDYFDIQYAAKYTGYPDLYQRMMPLINIQNLEIYIDDKRILFDPTKASNYSIEYQMQSGQIVRKYRFNLNDEEYIDFYFSKLLSQISYELFLQQISFTTSFKSEKEVKINFPLIFKETSTDKGIPNDPRALLKDQKSFNKIERESSNSFQSIVYKTLKSNQKVVYATKISGLNSFNFSEYEEKTYY is encoded by the coding sequence ATGGAATTACTTATAGAAAAAAAAGAATTTAAAATTGAAAATAGAAAAGTTGAAGAATTAATTTTCTCAATATCAAATGGTTATATTGGAATTAGAGGTTCATTTGAAGAGGAAATTTTGAATAAAAATAGTTCAATTGAAGGCACTTATATTAATGCTTTTTATGATTATTTTGACATTCAATATGCAGCTAAATATACAGGATATCCAGATTTATATCAAAGAATGATGCCATTAATCAATATTCAAAATTTGGAAATATATATTGATGATAAAAGAATTTTATTTGATCCAACTAAAGCATCAAATTATTCTATTGAATATCAAATGCAATCTGGTCAAATTGTTAGAAAATATAGATTTAACTTAAATGATGAAGAATATATAGATTTTTATTTTTCTAAATTATTATCTCAAATAAGTTATGAATTATTTTTGCAACAAATAAGTTTTACAACTTCATTTAAAAGTGAAAAAGAGGTAAAAATTAATTTTCCACTAATTTTTAAAGAAACATCAACAGATAAAGGCATACCAAATGACCCAAGAGCTTTATTAAAAGATCAAAAAAGTTTTAATAAAATTGAAAGAGAATCTTCAAATAGTTTTCAAAGTATTGTTTATAAAACATTAAAGTCAAATCAAAAAGTTGTTTATGCAACAAAAATTAGTGGCTTAAATTCATTTAATTTTTCTGAATATGAAGAGAAAACTTATTATTAA